A region from the Capra hircus breed San Clemente chromosome 9, ASM170441v1, whole genome shotgun sequence genome encodes:
- the PM20D2 gene encoding peptidase M20 domain-containing protein 2, with protein MRPGEERPVEGGACASVSDLELLKLRAAECIDAAAERLGALSRSIWSEPELAYEEHHAHGVLTRFFQSETPAGSWTVQPHYQLATAFRAEWGSPRGWAAPRPLHLGFLCEYDALPGIGHACGHNLIAEVGAAAALGVKGALESLAGLPLPLKVIVLGTPAEEDGGGKIDLIEAGAFKNLDVVFMAHPSQENAAYLPDVAEHDVTVKYYGKASHAAAYPWEGLNALDAAVLAYNNLSVLRQQLKPTWRVHGIIKNGGVKPNIIPSYSELIYYFRAPSMKELPVLTKKAEDCFRAAALATGCTVEINGGAHDYYNVLPNKSLWKTYVENGKKLGIDFISEDAMFSGPSGSTDFGNVSFVVPGIHPYFYIGSNALNHTEQYTEAAGSQEAQFYTLRTAKALAMTALDVIFKPELLERIREDFKLKLQEEQF; from the exons ATGAGACCCGGAGAGGAGCGGCCGGTGGAAGGGGGTGCCTGCGCCAGCGTCTCCGATCTGGAGCTGCTGAAGCTGCGCGCAGCGGAGTGCATCGACGCGGCGGCCGAGCGCCTGGGGGCCCTGAGCCGCTCCATTTGGAGCGAGCCCGAGCTGGCCTACGAGGAGCATCACGCCCACGGAGTGCTGACGCGCTTCTTCCAGAGCGAGACCCCGGCCGGGTCGTGGACCGTGCAGCCGCACTACCAGCTGGCCACGGCCTTCCGCGCCGAGTGGGGGTCGCCGAGGGGCTGGGCGGCGCCGCGCCCGCTGCACCTGGGCTTTCTATGCGAGTACGACGCGTTGCCAGGCATCGGGCACGCCTGCGGCCACAACCTGATCGCCGAGGTCGGGGCGGCGGCCGCCCTGGGCGTGAAGGGGGCCCTGGAGAGCCTCGCCGGACTGCCTCTGCCGCTGAAG GTAATTGTCCTGGGAACCCCTGCAGAGGAAGATGGTGGTGGCAAAATTGATTTAATTGAAGCCGGGGCTTTCAAAAATCTTGATGTTGTTTTTATGGCCCATCCATCTCAAGAGAATGCTGCTTATCTACCTGATGTTGCTGAACATGA TGTGACTGTGAAGTACTATGGTAAAGCGTCTCATGCTGCTGCTTATCCCTGGGAAGGGCTGAATGCGTTAGATGCTGCTGTCCTCGCTTACAACAATCTGTCTGTGTTAAGACAGCAACTGAAaccaacctggagagttcatg GTATAATAAAAAATGGTGGTGTAAAACCCAATATCATTCCCTCTTATTCTGAGTTAATCTATTACTTCCGTGCACCCTCAATGAAAGAACTTCCAGTTTTGACCAAAAAGGCAGAAGATTGCTTCAGAGCTGCAGCTTTGGCTACTGGGTGCACA GTGGAAATTAACGGTGGAGCACATGATTATTACAATGTTCTTCCCAATAAGAGTCTGTGGAAAACTTAtgttgaaaatggaaaaaagctGGGAATAGACTTCATTTCAGAAGATGCTATGTTCAGTGGCCCTTCAG GATCTACCGATTTTGGAAATGTTTCTTTTGTGGTTCCTGGGATTCATCCATATTTTTACATTGggtctaatgccttgaatcataCAGAACAATATACTGAAGCTGCAG GATCACAAGAAGCTCAGTTCTACACTTTAAGAACAGCCAAAGCTCTGGCAATGACTGCACTGGATGTTATTTTTAAACCAGAGTTGCTGGAAAGAATCAGAGAGGACTTCAAATTGAAACTTCAAGAAGAACAGTTTTAA